In Gemmata obscuriglobus, a single genomic region encodes these proteins:
- a CDS encoding transposase, with protein sequence MAGPKRKTYTAEYTLSAVKMITDQKWSVAEVARRLGVTENRLLEWDRVHARKGADAAPGPENRPYSNRRISGSGPRSRGPKRSATSEKSNGVFRQPAEQIFAGIEECKGQLAVSWMCRVLGVPAPATTPGARTPRATEVRREERAAEVKSIHAELKARYGSPRAHAERVAEGTRAASTSWPE encoded by the coding sequence ATGGCCGGTCCTAAGCGGAAAACGTACACGGCCGAGTACACGTTGTCGGCGGTGAAAATGATCACCGACCAGAAGTGGTCGGTCGCCGAGGTGGCTCGGCGTCTGGGCGTCACCGAGAACCGACTGCTCGAGTGGGACAGAGTGCACGCCCGGAAGGGAGCCGATGCGGCCCCGGGTCCGGAGAACAGACCCTACTCGAATAGGAGAATCAGCGGCTCCGGGCCGAGATCCAGAGGTCCGAAGCGGAGCGCGACATCCGAAAAAAGCAACGGTGTTTTTCGCCAGCCAGCCGAACAGATCTTCGCGGGGATCGAGGAATGCAAGGGCCAGCTGGCCGTGTCGTGGATGTGTCGGGTCCTCGGAGTTCCCGCGCCGGCTACTACGCCTGGGGCACGCACGCCCCGTGCGACCGAGGTTCGGCGCGAGGAACGGGCCGCCGAAGTGAAGAGCATTCACGCCGAGTTGAAGGCCCGTTATGGGAGCCCACGGGCGCACGCTGAGCGGGTGGCCGAGGGCACGCGTGCCGCGTCAACTTCTTGGCCCGAGTGA
- a CDS encoding flagellar biosynthetic protein FliO, whose protein sequence is MPGATPTKPVRIPPTVIGAGVLIVLLGFGLPSLFSVPSVPTAPQTPQAATKAEAPPTRPAAPAPAQNTPRDIGLALVRLVLSLAVVCGGCVLATRYLGKKSPDAPTPSMVVVASLTVGRCAVHLVRAGERRMLIGTDSSGVKALVELPSSDPDATTEHTPNPFATNVPNAVVPSWAI, encoded by the coding sequence ATGCCCGGCGCCACACCGACCAAACCCGTTCGCATCCCCCCGACCGTGATCGGTGCGGGGGTTCTTATCGTCCTGTTGGGTTTCGGCCTCCCGTCTTTGTTTTCGGTGCCTTCGGTTCCGACCGCGCCGCAAACCCCACAAGCGGCAACGAAGGCCGAGGCCCCCCCCACGCGACCGGCTGCACCGGCGCCGGCACAGAACACCCCGAGAGACATCGGGTTAGCTCTGGTACGCTTGGTACTCAGTTTGGCGGTCGTGTGTGGCGGATGCGTTCTCGCAACGCGCTACCTCGGCAAGAAGAGCCCCGACGCTCCGACTCCGTCGATGGTGGTGGTCGCTTCGCTGACGGTCGGTCGGTGCGCGGTACACCTCGTTCGCGCCGGCGAGCGGCGTATGCTCATTGGGACCGATTCGAGCGGAGTAAAAGCACTGGTCGAATTACCTAGCTCAGATCCCGACGCGACAACTGAGCACACTCCGAACCCGTTCGCGACGAACGTACCGAATGCGGTAGTTCCAAGTTGGGCGATTTAG
- the fliJ gene encoding flagellar export protein FliJ, with protein MKRFEFPLERLLRVKRQLERIAELELQRAQEATERARAHLQSLRDQLDSLSDKISASVGRVMAPQQWATASGMAERVGQSIQASEREVLTAEQRVLAAAQERTQLATEVEALSTLRRQQADKWQQEVQKHNQNQLDEMVQQRWQAAQGAPAVALYEAEHAA; from the coding sequence GTGAAACGATTCGAGTTCCCCCTGGAACGGCTGCTCCGCGTTAAGCGCCAACTCGAGCGCATCGCCGAACTCGAACTGCAGCGCGCGCAGGAGGCGACCGAGCGCGCGCGGGCACATCTGCAATCCCTTCGTGACCAGCTCGACAGTCTTTCGGATAAAATATCCGCGTCAGTGGGCCGGGTGATGGCGCCACAGCAGTGGGCGACGGCGTCCGGAATGGCGGAGCGGGTCGGCCAGTCCATTCAGGCCTCGGAACGCGAGGTGTTAACGGCCGAGCAGCGGGTACTGGCTGCGGCCCAGGAACGCACCCAACTCGCGACCGAAGTGGAAGCGCTCTCCACGCTCCGCCGCCAGCAGGCTGATAAGTGGCAACAGGAAGTTCAGAAGCACAATCAGAACCAGCTCGACGAGATGGTTCAACAGCGCTGGCAGGCGGCCCAAGGCGCGCCGGCCGTCGCGCTGTACGAGGCCGAACACGCTGCGTAA
- a CDS encoding FliI/YscN family ATPase, which translates to MLGLDMSAMSRSITQTPLYRMGGRLKSVTGRMTCAIPAAVGDHCAILPRDGEPVLAEVIGFENDLAYLVPFDAAENLQPGMPVLRKGKGLMVPTGKNLLGRVIDGLGRPLDGKGPLADCPLKPVNRPAPPAMERQRIREPFVTGIRAIDSVLTCGGGQRVGIFAGSGVGKSTLLGEVAKGSQADVNVIALIGERGREVAPFLEDVLGPEGMARSVVIVATCEQTALMRVRAAQSAIAIADYFRSESQNVLFVIDSLTRLAMAQRELGLLLGEPPSSRGYTPSVFQTLANTVERLGNAAVGGITALLTVLVDGGDMDEPIADYVRGLVDGHIVLDRKIAERGFYPAIDVSRSISRVATDVVDRESAKAARKLRAIMATHADIQDMLRIGAYTRGMDPQVDKALELMPKVEKFLRQDVGERSSFEDTKAGLLQITAAWPY; encoded by the coding sequence ATGCTCGGTCTTGATATGTCAGCGATGAGCCGCAGCATCACTCAGACCCCGCTGTACCGCATGGGCGGGCGGCTCAAGAGCGTCACCGGGCGCATGACCTGCGCGATCCCGGCTGCCGTAGGCGATCACTGCGCGATCCTGCCGCGCGACGGCGAGCCGGTGCTGGCCGAGGTGATCGGGTTCGAAAACGACCTTGCCTACCTGGTGCCGTTTGACGCCGCCGAGAACCTCCAACCCGGGATGCCCGTGCTCCGAAAGGGCAAGGGCCTCATGGTCCCGACCGGCAAGAACCTGCTGGGCCGCGTGATCGACGGCCTGGGGCGGCCGCTCGACGGCAAGGGGCCGCTGGCCGACTGCCCGCTGAAGCCGGTCAACCGCCCGGCCCCGCCCGCGATGGAGCGGCAGCGCATCCGCGAACCGTTCGTGACCGGCATCCGCGCCATCGACAGCGTTCTGACGTGCGGCGGCGGTCAACGGGTCGGCATCTTCGCCGGCTCGGGCGTCGGAAAAAGCACCCTGCTCGGCGAGGTGGCGAAGGGGTCGCAGGCGGACGTGAACGTGATCGCCCTGATCGGCGAGCGGGGCCGTGAGGTGGCGCCGTTCCTCGAAGACGTGCTCGGGCCGGAAGGCATGGCCCGCTCGGTGGTGATCGTCGCCACCTGCGAGCAGACCGCCCTCATGCGGGTGCGGGCGGCGCAGTCGGCCATCGCCATCGCCGACTACTTCCGCAGCGAGAGTCAAAACGTCCTGTTCGTCATCGACAGCCTCACCCGCCTGGCGATGGCTCAGCGCGAGTTGGGGCTGCTGTTGGGCGAACCGCCGAGCAGCCGCGGGTACACCCCGAGCGTGTTCCAGACGCTCGCTAACACCGTCGAACGGCTCGGCAACGCCGCCGTCGGCGGGATCACCGCGCTGCTCACCGTGCTGGTGGACGGCGGCGACATGGACGAGCCGATCGCGGACTACGTGCGCGGGCTGGTGGACGGCCACATCGTGCTGGACCGCAAGATCGCCGAGCGCGGCTTTTACCCCGCCATCGACGTGTCGCGTAGCATCAGCCGTGTGGCCACCGACGTTGTGGACCGCGAGTCCGCCAAGGCGGCTCGAAAACTGCGTGCCATCATGGCGACCCATGCCGACATCCAGGACATGCTCCGCATTGGGGCGTACACCCGGGGAATGGACCCGCAAGTGGACAAGGCCCTCGAACTGATGCCGAAGGTCGAGAAATTCCTGCGGCAGGACGTCGGCGAGCGGTCGTCGTTCGAGGACACGAAGGCCGGGTTGCTTCAGATCACCGCCGCGTGGCCGTATTAA
- a CDS encoding FliH/SctL family protein, which translates to MQPDVSKELREDRERIEVVLGAMKAAVDRVRTDRNDRLVEWQQAAVELALTIATRLLHERIESDSFAIDAKVSDMIAQLGDDAAVTVRLNPADLALLNARLGGRPLVPYRGDPRFVADPNLGRGDCQVEGRESMLLSDVVRELDEIRDELLRSLKNARS; encoded by the coding sequence GTGCAGCCCGACGTTTCCAAAGAGCTGCGCGAGGACCGCGAGCGTATCGAAGTTGTTTTGGGCGCGATGAAGGCTGCCGTCGACCGGGTCCGTACCGACCGGAACGACCGACTGGTCGAGTGGCAGCAGGCCGCCGTCGAACTGGCGCTGACGATCGCAACCCGCTTGCTGCACGAGCGCATCGAATCGGATTCGTTCGCCATCGACGCAAAGGTGAGCGACATGATCGCCCAGCTCGGTGACGACGCGGCCGTCACGGTGCGACTGAACCCAGCCGATCTCGCGCTGCTCAACGCCCGCCTCGGCGGGCGCCCTCTGGTCCCTTACCGCGGCGACCCGCGATTTGTTGCCGACCCGAACCTCGGGCGCGGCGACTGCCAAGTCGAAGGCCGCGAGTCTATGCTCCTGTCGGACGTGGTCCGCGAGCTGGACGAAATTCGTGACGAACTCTTACGGAGCCTGAAGAATGCTCGGTCTTGA
- a CDS encoding FliG C-terminal domain-containing protein, whose product MAESNGEDAALMLLRVLPVDVAENVLSQLSLESSMRLRRRLRLAPSEPPPIAELDDALAQFFDLLRLIRRRAAMSPDEIAAEQPPPANPIDELKLIPPDQLARAMEGEQAGAVSLILSALDPATVGQIIRRLPAEQRADIALRIAKPGTRNLSLLQPLAKAVVEKTRKLRDVPSAPSQEELIQNLADMLRSFPRNDRMPVVQKLEQADPEIASRVVEKLYRMEDLLRIPDRQIQMLLGKLDVKTVAVALKGAVPAIRQKVTSNMSSRSKSVLEEESELLGSIADSVVREAQGTVLAAVRKGEEDGQITMD is encoded by the coding sequence ATGGCTGAGTCTAACGGCGAAGATGCCGCCCTGATGTTGCTCCGAGTGCTGCCGGTGGACGTAGCCGAGAACGTCCTATCGCAGCTCAGCCTGGAGTCGAGCATGCGCCTGCGCCGGCGCCTCCGCTTGGCTCCCAGCGAGCCGCCCCCCATCGCGGAACTGGACGACGCACTCGCCCAGTTCTTCGACCTATTACGGTTGATCCGCCGCCGGGCCGCAATGTCGCCCGACGAGATCGCAGCCGAGCAACCGCCGCCGGCCAACCCGATCGACGAACTCAAACTCATCCCCCCGGACCAACTCGCCCGCGCAATGGAGGGCGAACAGGCCGGGGCCGTTTCGCTGATCCTCAGCGCTTTGGATCCGGCCACCGTCGGGCAGATTATCCGCCGGCTCCCGGCGGAGCAGCGGGCCGATATCGCCTTGCGCATCGCGAAGCCGGGGACACGCAATCTTTCCCTGCTTCAACCGCTCGCCAAGGCGGTGGTCGAGAAAACGCGGAAGCTCCGGGACGTGCCATCGGCACCGTCGCAGGAGGAGCTGATCCAGAACCTCGCCGACATGCTCCGGTCGTTCCCGCGCAACGACCGCATGCCGGTGGTGCAAAAGCTCGAACAGGCCGATCCCGAAATCGCCTCGCGGGTGGTCGAGAAGTTGTACCGCATGGAGGACCTGCTCCGTATCCCGGACCGGCAGATCCAGATGCTGCTCGGGAAGTTGGACGTGAAAACCGTCGCCGTGGCCCTCAAGGGAGCGGTTCCCGCGATCCGGCAGAAGGTAACGTCCAACATGTCGAGCCGGTCGAAGTCGGTGCTTGAGGAGGAAAGCGAGTTGCTCGGGTCGATCGCGGATTCGGTGGTGCGCGAAGCTCAGGGCACGGTCTTGGCCGCTGTCCGCAAAGGCGAAGAAGATGGCCAGATCACCATGGACTGA